In Streptomyces sp. DG2A-72, one genomic interval encodes:
- a CDS encoding acyl carrier protein — MSLPTVPTEQSLIDWLTTRVGAYLRRDPAEIDPTVPLAEYGLDSVAALSLCGDVEDHFGIPVDPTAAWDFPTVRALAGHLWKELENAG, encoded by the coding sequence ATGTCCTTGCCCACCGTCCCCACGGAGCAGTCCCTGATCGACTGGCTCACCACGCGGGTCGGCGCCTATCTGCGGCGCGACCCGGCCGAGATCGACCCGACGGTGCCGCTCGCCGAGTACGGCCTGGACTCGGTGGCCGCGCTCAGTCTCTGCGGTGATGTGGAGGACCACTTCGGCATCCCCGTGGACCCCACGGCCGCCTGGGACTTCCCGACCGTGCGGGCGCTCGCCGGCCACCTCTGGAAAGAGCTGGAGAACGCCGGATGA
- a CDS encoding type I polyketide synthase, with amino-acid sequence MSAVAVTGLDCRFPGAEDPYRFWELLIRGGDGISRVPRERWDPGVTGGPGEGGFLADADAFDNAFFTITPREAASMDPQQRLMLQCAWRAFEDAGVAPHRLAGTATGVFVGVMGSEWAQLTLTDLPGITPQIGSGNGYCMIANRVSYHLDLKGPCLAVDTACSSSLVAVHLAVNALLSGECDRALAGGVNIALTPALGLFYERAGLAAPDGRCKPFSAGANGIGRGEGVGAVVLRRLEDALADGDHVYAVIRGTAVNQDGRSNGLTAPSRWSQQEVMAAAFRRAGVEPGDVVFTEGHGTGTALGDMIEAKALGAWHAGRARPMALGSVKGNLGHTEGAAGIAGLIKVALALHHRTVPVSRFAAHENPGLRLAEKGLRLLKSPLRLSGPALAGLSSFGMGGTNAHAVLESAPSVRTTASAPPALGAHVFTLTAPDAPALRRNLAAQAEAIGRRQSPVGPLCRASHRVKSGHAVRAAVVVGAEEGSSRLAEALRDERPMAAQQAPLIAALFTGQGAQFPTMGAQLYRSSSLYRRHLDAADAALLPYTETSVRDLLLRGDPAVHRTRWAQPALFAVGYALGAALADAGVRPALLLGHSVGEFAAAVHAEALSLADAARLIAARGALMEQLPDGGGMLAVHAPADRLHELVEREPLVGFAAFNGPRSTVLSGDLAALDRIASALDGVRVRRLEVSHAFHSPLMRPVLEPFHRIAEETAGGVPRIPFYSTVRGKVLESEPLDAAYWTEHISAPVLFADAAAQLLDERPTHVVELGPRPVLTALARRIATGHPPVPLHPLPGEAATGTELAATVAALYRAGLDVDWPAQDEGPTRQLLPYTFATDGRFWRGGLPTPPPPVIEAEPEEVSRTDSIEIHVLEAVAGLGGYDVSALSPHSRPQEDLGLDSVTLIELKARVEARLPSLGPLPVEELLGHLSTLGDLIAYVTARAAQGGVASSTESAL; translated from the coding sequence ATGAGCGCAGTTGCCGTAACCGGTCTCGACTGCCGTTTCCCGGGTGCCGAGGATCCGTACCGCTTCTGGGAGTTGCTGATACGGGGCGGCGACGGCATCAGCCGGGTGCCGCGTGAGCGCTGGGACCCCGGGGTGACGGGCGGCCCCGGCGAGGGCGGCTTCCTCGCGGACGCGGACGCTTTCGACAACGCCTTCTTCACCATCACCCCGCGCGAGGCGGCGTCCATGGATCCGCAGCAGCGGCTGATGCTGCAGTGCGCGTGGCGGGCCTTCGAGGACGCGGGCGTCGCGCCGCACCGGCTGGCGGGGACGGCGACCGGTGTGTTCGTCGGGGTGATGGGCAGCGAGTGGGCACAGCTGACACTGACCGACCTGCCGGGGATCACCCCGCAGATCGGTTCCGGAAACGGCTACTGCATGATCGCCAACCGGGTCTCGTACCACCTGGACCTCAAGGGCCCGTGCCTGGCCGTCGACACGGCGTGCTCGTCGTCGCTGGTCGCGGTGCATCTGGCGGTGAACGCCCTGCTGTCCGGCGAGTGCGACCGGGCCCTGGCGGGCGGCGTCAACATCGCGCTGACGCCCGCGCTCGGCCTGTTCTACGAGCGGGCGGGGCTCGCGGCGCCGGACGGCCGCTGCAAGCCGTTCAGCGCGGGGGCGAACGGCATCGGGCGCGGGGAAGGCGTCGGGGCGGTCGTGCTGCGGCGCCTGGAGGACGCGCTGGCCGACGGCGATCACGTGTACGCGGTGATCCGTGGGACGGCCGTCAACCAGGACGGGCGGAGCAACGGGCTGACCGCGCCGAGCCGTTGGTCGCAGCAGGAGGTGATGGCGGCGGCGTTCCGCAGGGCGGGCGTGGAGCCCGGCGACGTGGTCTTCACCGAGGGGCACGGCACCGGGACCGCTCTCGGCGACATGATCGAGGCGAAGGCCCTCGGCGCCTGGCACGCCGGCCGCGCCCGCCCGATGGCCCTAGGCTCCGTCAAGGGCAACCTCGGCCACACGGAGGGCGCCGCCGGGATCGCCGGCCTCATCAAGGTCGCCCTCGCCCTGCACCACCGCACGGTCCCGGTCAGCCGCTTCGCCGCGCACGAGAACCCCGGGCTCCGCCTGGCGGAGAAGGGGCTGAGGCTCCTGAAGTCACCGCTGAGGCTGTCCGGTCCGGCGCTGGCGGGCCTGAGCAGCTTCGGCATGGGCGGCACGAACGCACACGCCGTCCTGGAGTCGGCGCCCTCAGTCCGTACGACGGCTTCGGCGCCGCCCGCGCTCGGCGCCCATGTCTTCACCCTCACCGCACCCGACGCGCCCGCGCTGCGCCGCAACCTCGCCGCCCAGGCCGAGGCGATCGGCCGACGCCAGTCACCGGTCGGGCCGTTGTGCCGGGCCTCGCATCGGGTCAAGTCGGGGCATGCGGTGCGGGCGGCGGTCGTGGTGGGGGCGGAGGAGGGCAGTTCGCGGCTGGCGGAGGCGCTGCGCGACGAACGGCCCATGGCTGCTCAGCAAGCCCCGCTCATCGCCGCCCTGTTCACCGGCCAGGGTGCCCAGTTCCCCACCATGGGCGCCCAGCTCTACCGTTCGTCCTCGCTCTACCGCCGTCACCTGGACGCGGCCGACGCGGCGCTGCTGCCGTACACCGAGACGTCCGTACGCGACCTGCTGCTGCGCGGCGACCCGGCCGTGCACCGTACGCGCTGGGCGCAACCGGCCCTGTTCGCCGTCGGTTACGCGCTGGGCGCCGCGCTCGCGGATGCCGGTGTGCGCCCGGCGCTGCTGCTCGGGCACAGCGTGGGTGAGTTCGCGGCGGCGGTGCATGCCGAGGCGCTGTCGCTGGCGGACGCGGCCCGGCTGATCGCCGCGCGGGGCGCGCTGATGGAGCAACTCCCGGACGGTGGCGGCATGCTGGCCGTCCATGCGCCCGCGGACCGGCTGCACGAGCTGGTCGAGCGGGAGCCCCTGGTCGGCTTCGCCGCCTTCAACGGCCCCCGGTCCACAGTGCTTTCCGGCGACCTCGCCGCCCTGGACCGCATCGCGTCCGCCCTCGACGGCGTCCGGGTGCGCCGCCTGGAGGTCTCGCACGCCTTCCACTCACCGCTCATGCGGCCGGTCCTCGAACCGTTCCACCGCATCGCCGAGGAGACGGCGGGCGGCGTCCCGCGCATCCCGTTCTACTCGACCGTGCGCGGCAAGGTCCTGGAGTCGGAGCCGCTGGACGCCGCGTACTGGACGGAACACATCAGCGCCCCGGTCCTGTTCGCGGACGCCGCCGCCCAGCTCCTGGACGAGCGCCCCACCCACGTCGTCGAACTCGGCCCCCGCCCGGTCCTGACCGCCCTGGCCCGCCGTATCGCGACCGGCCACCCGCCGGTCCCGCTGCACCCCCTGCCGGGCGAGGCTGCGACCGGGACGGAGCTGGCGGCGACGGTCGCCGCCCTGTACCGGGCGGGCCTGGACGTGGACTGGCCCGCGCAGGACGAGGGACCGACGCGACAGCTGCTGCCGTACACCTTCGCCACGGACGGACGCTTCTGGCGCGGCGGCCTGCCGACTCCGCCTCCGCCCGTGATCGAGGCGGAACCGGAGGAGGTTTCACGCACCGACTCGATCGAGATCCACGTCCTCGAAGCCGTCGCCGGACTCGGCGGCTACGACGTCTCCGCGCTCTCCCCGCACTCGCGTCCGCAGGAGGACCTCGGCCTGGACTCGGTCACGTTGATCGAGTTGAAGGCGCGTGTCGAGGCCCGGCTGCCGTCGCTGGGGCCGCTGCCGGTGGAGGAGCTGCTCGGCCATCTGTCCACGCTCGGCGACCTGATCGCGTACGTCACCGCGCGCGCCGCACAAGGTGGCGTCGCCTCATCGACGGAGTCCGCCCTATGA
- a CDS encoding 3-oxoacyl-ACP synthase III family protein has translation MTVPAPPAVPTVHVAAAGSALPGAPVDNASLAASLGVNEEWIDHFIGTRTRHFARDLSTGEVRWSLADLCAEATSQAIECSGTDPADIEFIVLGTATPDHLMPATVNEIADRLGLDQIPTYQLQSGCAGAVQALALAHTFISSGTHRTGLAIGGDVCTKHLDLRRDLASAAPGDLVNCVLFGDGAGAAVIGADAGERPVALRRTLNRCTGLGRSPGQIIDWFGLADRHDQRQVLTEDYKAIEGSVPAMAVEILWELLDDLGWSAEDLDFLLPPQLSGRMTRLITEQLGLPAAREISCVADTGNNGNALPFLQLQQLMKEIAGGQKALAVAVESSKWIKAGFALEGL, from the coding sequence ATGACCGTGCCCGCACCTCCCGCCGTCCCCACCGTCCATGTAGCCGCCGCCGGTTCCGCATTGCCCGGCGCGCCCGTCGACAACGCCTCGCTGGCCGCGTCGCTGGGCGTCAACGAGGAGTGGATCGACCACTTCATCGGCACCCGCACCCGTCACTTCGCCCGCGATCTGAGCACCGGAGAGGTCCGCTGGTCCCTGGCCGACCTGTGCGCGGAGGCCACCTCGCAGGCGATCGAGTGCTCCGGCACCGACCCGGCCGACATCGAGTTCATCGTCCTGGGCACGGCGACGCCGGACCATCTGATGCCGGCCACCGTCAACGAGATCGCCGACCGCCTCGGCCTGGACCAAATCCCCACCTATCAGCTCCAGTCGGGCTGCGCGGGCGCCGTGCAGGCCCTCGCGCTCGCCCACACCTTCATCAGCAGCGGCACCCACCGCACCGGCCTCGCCATCGGCGGCGACGTCTGCACCAAGCATCTCGACCTGCGCCGCGACCTCGCCTCCGCGGCCCCCGGCGACCTGGTCAACTGCGTGCTGTTCGGCGACGGCGCGGGCGCCGCCGTCATCGGCGCCGACGCCGGTGAACGGCCGGTCGCCCTGCGCCGCACCCTCAACCGCTGTACGGGGCTGGGCCGCAGCCCCGGCCAGATCATCGACTGGTTCGGGCTCGCCGACCGGCACGACCAGCGCCAGGTGCTCACCGAGGACTACAAGGCGATCGAGGGCTCGGTGCCCGCCATGGCCGTGGAGATCCTCTGGGAGCTCCTGGACGACCTGGGCTGGTCGGCCGAGGACCTGGACTTCCTTCTGCCGCCGCAGCTGTCGGGCCGTATGACCCGGCTGATCACCGAGCAGCTGGGGCTGCCGGCCGCGCGCGAGATCTCCTGCGTCGCGGACACCGGCAACAACGGCAACGCACTGCCCTTCCTCCAGCTTCAGCAGCTGATGAAGGAGATCGCGGGCGGCCAGAAGGCCCTCGCCGTCGCGGTCGAGTCAAGCAAGTGGATCAAGGCGGGGTTCGCCTTGGAAGGACTGTAG
- a CDS encoding acyl carrier protein, which translates to MPTETHPLPLAEFARLVRGETGLPLGTTPAEETALLDADFDELPEWDSMYLLKLVTALEHTLGRPVPVGRLLEARSLRQIHELVITT; encoded by the coding sequence ATGCCCACAGAGACCCACCCGCTGCCCCTGGCCGAGTTCGCGCGCCTGGTGCGCGGCGAGACCGGCCTCCCCCTCGGCACGACACCCGCCGAGGAAACGGCCCTGCTCGACGCCGACTTCGACGAACTGCCCGAGTGGGACTCCATGTACCTGCTGAAGCTGGTGACCGCCCTGGAGCACACCCTCGGCCGCCCCGTCCCGGTCGGCCGCCTCCTCGAAGCCCGCAGCCTCCGTCAGATCCACGAGCTGGTGATCACGACATGA
- a CDS encoding 2-oxo acid dehydrogenase subunit E2, with amino-acid sequence MTTTHPVRARRHTLYFLEYAARQRPVFLDTDVDMGAVHAHRAAAERRYSTVTYVLYAAGRVLHRHPEANAVLAPRRLRAPRIVRFPSVTGKLALDAKSAGGERVVLSALIPVLESATLDSIQDQVDRYRSPDVATLPEFGGVRALVRLPVWLGRAAFAHALRSARRRPSVLGTVSVSSLGHRPVDGFHSTGGTAVTLTCGRTTPRPVVREDGTIEAAPVMRLGLAFDHRVLDGAAAADVLGELTDALEHGSWEATSDAPPRLAPVAELRSPTPSRAPHRPAG; translated from the coding sequence TTGACAACCACTCATCCGGTACGCGCCCGCCGCCACACCCTCTACTTCCTGGAGTACGCCGCCCGCCAGCGCCCGGTGTTCCTGGACACGGACGTCGACATGGGCGCCGTCCACGCCCACCGCGCCGCCGCCGAACGCCGCTACTCGACGGTGACGTACGTCCTGTACGCGGCGGGCCGTGTCCTGCACCGCCACCCCGAGGCCAACGCCGTCCTGGCGCCGCGCCGCCTGCGCGCCCCGCGCATCGTGCGTTTCCCGTCGGTCACCGGCAAGCTCGCGCTCGACGCCAAGTCGGCCGGGGGCGAGCGCGTCGTACTGTCCGCGCTGATCCCCGTCCTGGAGTCGGCGACTCTGGACTCCATCCAGGACCAGGTCGACCGCTACCGCTCGCCCGACGTCGCCACCCTCCCGGAGTTCGGTGGCGTACGGGCCCTCGTGCGGCTCCCGGTGTGGCTGGGCCGCGCCGCCTTCGCGCACGCCCTGCGCAGTGCCCGGCGACGTCCTTCGGTCCTCGGCACGGTCTCCGTCAGCTCCCTCGGCCACCGCCCGGTGGACGGCTTCCACTCCACGGGCGGTACGGCGGTGACCCTCACCTGCGGCCGGACGACCCCCCGTCCGGTGGTCCGCGAGGACGGCACCATCGAGGCCGCCCCCGTCATGCGCCTCGGTCTCGCCTTCGACCACCGCGTCCTCGACGGCGCCGCCGCGGCGGACGTCCTCGGGGAGCTGACGGATGCGCTGGAGCACGGCAGTTGGGAGGCCACGTCCGATGCACCCCCACGCCTTGCACCCGTCGCCGAGCTGCGCTCCCCCACCCCCTCCCGTGCCCCTCACCGCCCGGCCGGCTGA
- a CDS encoding 4'-phosphopantetheinyl transferase superfamily protein, producing the protein MPLTARPAEAARLLAQGAVVAYGSVSDWADRAPSLRGADAARLRGPAHPEVRARFLAARALLHHILGATDLAYDPGGRPRLCGPASRYAVSLSHTDGLVLVGLCERTAARLTIGVDLERTDRHLDGPRFPSHMCTPRELARLARTPATDRNALLVRWWTSKEAYSKAVGRGLALDFRTFDTRPPPGWTLRTHTLTTSETTYTAAVAIGPESTKDTP; encoded by the coding sequence GTGCCCCTCACCGCCCGGCCGGCTGAGGCCGCTCGGCTGCTCGCGCAGGGGGCGGTCGTGGCGTACGGCTCCGTGTCCGACTGGGCCGACCGGGCGCCGTCGCTGCGGGGCGCGGACGCGGCCAGGCTCCGCGGGCCGGCGCATCCCGAGGTCCGGGCGCGCTTCCTGGCGGCACGGGCCCTGCTCCACCACATCCTCGGGGCCACGGACCTCGCCTACGACCCCGGGGGCCGCCCCCGCCTCTGCGGACCCGCGTCCCGTTACGCCGTCAGCCTCAGCCACACCGACGGCCTGGTCCTCGTGGGCCTGTGCGAGCGCACCGCCGCCCGCCTCACCATCGGCGTCGACCTGGAACGCACCGACCGGCACCTGGACGGCCCCCGCTTCCCGAGCCACATGTGCACCCCGCGCGAACTGGCCCGGCTCGCCCGCACGCCGGCCACCGACCGCAACGCGCTGCTGGTGCGCTGGTGGACGTCGAAGGAGGCGTACAGCAAGGCGGTCGGCCGTGGACTGGCCCTGGACTTCAGGACGTTCGACACCCGTCCCCCGCCGGGCTGGACCCTGCGCACCCACACCCTGACCACCTCGGAGACCACCTACACGGCGGCCGTCGCGATCGGCCCCGAATCCACGAAGGACACCCCATGA
- a CDS encoding alpha/beta hydrolase yields MSLDPNPLTLPGPLAELKEYARLHARNQGLSARDTARILDRIGNDTPDSPDSWTHVWATRADELAARNHLLDACRHYTLARFPYPYDEPRRRAQQAAVATFDRWRGTQSGIERLELPHPEGPLTCWATGLDRDRPLLVVMGGIISVKEQWAPLLPRLSRMGFAAVVAELPGVGENSQRYTPDSWRLLPHLLDTLAPRARTDATSLLFLSFSGHLALRAAAADARIRRILTVGAPVSAFFTDADWWQRLPRLTRDTLRRLTATADDTELRAVLKDFALTPTVLQDVDASVRYVASTRDEIIPPADPALLRSALADVRVKQIDDVHGSPGHPGAVRRWLAWNLRGKPSAAAPAG; encoded by the coding sequence ATGAGCCTGGACCCGAACCCCCTCACCCTCCCCGGCCCCCTGGCCGAACTCAAGGAGTACGCCCGTCTGCACGCCCGCAACCAGGGCCTGTCCGCCCGCGACACCGCCCGCATCCTGGATCGCATCGGCAACGACACCCCGGACTCCCCCGACTCCTGGACCCACGTCTGGGCCACCCGCGCCGACGAACTCGCCGCCCGCAACCACCTCCTGGACGCCTGCCGCCACTACACGCTGGCCCGCTTCCCGTACCCGTACGACGAACCCCGCCGCCGAGCCCAGCAGGCGGCAGTGGCGACCTTCGACCGCTGGCGGGGCACCCAGTCCGGCATCGAACGCCTCGAACTGCCGCATCCGGAGGGCCCGTTGACCTGCTGGGCGACCGGACTCGACCGGGACCGCCCCCTGCTGGTCGTCATGGGCGGCATCATCAGCGTCAAGGAGCAGTGGGCGCCCCTGCTGCCCCGGCTCAGCCGCATGGGTTTCGCGGCGGTCGTGGCGGAGCTGCCCGGCGTGGGCGAGAACTCCCAGCGCTACACGCCGGATTCCTGGCGCCTGCTCCCGCACCTCCTCGACACCCTGGCCCCCCGCGCCCGCACGGACGCCACCTCTCTACTCTTCCTCAGCTTCAGCGGCCACCTCGCCCTGCGCGCTGCCGCCGCCGACGCCCGCATCCGGCGCATCCTGACGGTGGGCGCCCCGGTCTCGGCGTTCTTCACCGACGCGGACTGGTGGCAGCGCCTGCCCCGGCTGACCCGGGACACGCTGCGCCGCCTGACGGCCACCGCCGACGACACCGAACTACGCGCCGTACTGAAGGACTTCGCCCTCACGCCGACCGTCCTGCAGGACGTCGACGCGTCCGTGCGCTACGTCGCCAGCACCCGCGACGAGATCATCCCGCCCGCCGATCCCGCGCTCCTGCGCTCCGCGCTCGCCGACGTCCGGGTCAAGCAGATCGACGACGTGCACGGATCACCCGGTCATCCGGGGGCGGTACGACGCTGGCTCGCCTGGAATCTGCGGGGAAAGCCGTCCGCTGCCGCACCGGCCGGCTGA